The following are encoded together in the Synchiropus splendidus isolate RoL2022-P1 chromosome 7, RoL_Sspl_1.0, whole genome shotgun sequence genome:
- the LOC128762132 gene encoding ankyrin-1-like isoform X12 has translation MAQAAKHLRKNKDLEALAEQERKEKEEEKFKKRSRSRDKKRKANAVHRWLIDQDSSVSSEMPDGQGVWHYDDEADAGNSFLRAARSGNLDKALEHIKNGIDINTANQNGLNGLHLASKEGHVKMVLELLHNGIVLETTTKKGNTALHIAALAGQEQVVTELVNYGANVNAQLQKGFTPLYMAAQENHLEVVKFLLENGANQSIPTEDGFTPLAVALQQGHENVVALLINYGTKGKVRLPALHIAARNDDTRTAAVLLQNDPNPDVLSKTGFTPLHIAAHYENLNVAQLLLNRGANVNFTPKNGITPLHIAARRGNVIMVRLLLDRGAQIDAKTKDELTPLHCAARNGHVRIIEILLDHGAPIQAKTKNGLSPIHMAAQGDHMDCVKQLLQYNAEIDDITLDHLTPLHVAAHCGHHRMAKVLLDKGAKPNSRALNGFTPLHIACKKNHLRVMDLLLKHSASLEAVTESGLTPLHVASFMGHLNIVKILLQKGASPSASNVKVETPLHMASRAGHLEVAEFLLQNAAPVDAKAKDDQTPLHCAARMGHQELVKLLLEHKAKPNSATTAGHTPLHIAAREGHVHTVRILLDMEAQQTKMTKKGFTPLHVASKYGKVDVAELLLERGANPNAAGKNGLTPLHVAVHHNNLDVVNLLVSKGGSPHSAARNGYTALHIASKQNQVEVADSLLQHGASANAESLQGVTPLHLASQEGRPDMVTLLISQQANVNLGNKSGLTPLHLVAQEGHVGIADILVKQGASVYAATRMGYTPLHVACHYGNIKMVKFLLQQQANVNSKTRLGYTPLHQAAQQGHTDIVTLLLKHGAQPNETTTNGTSALAIAKRLGYISVIDVLKLVTEENVAMTTTEKHRMSFPETVDEILDVSEDEGIAQLTLGEELLGTEGARNYSPAIPRIPRVSPETVLLKDQEMEQQHTPLPLPKEYDEDSLIPSSPATETSDNVSPVASPIHTGSDESCRSGRGPVDGKPTSPCLHRFLVSFMVDARGGSMRGSRHNGLRVIIPPRTCAAPTRITCRLVKPQKLSSPPPLVEGEGLASRIISLGPASMQFLGPVIVEIPHFAALGRGDRELVVLRSENGSVWKEHRNRYGDEVLETILNGMDEDLESQEELGKKRIRRIISTDFPLYFAVVSRVQQESDLIGPEGGALSSKLVPMVQATFPETAVTKRVRLGLQAQPVPDELVAKLLGNQANFSPVVTVEPRRRKFHRPIGLRIPLPPSWRESPRDSGEGDTTSLRLLCSVIGGTASAQWEDITGTTKLIYSNQCASFTTNVSARFWLADCPRTAEAVSFANLLYRELSAVPYMAKFVVFAKMNELREGRLRCYCMTDDKMDKTLEQHENFTEVARSRDIEVMEGMPLHLECSGNLLPVRKATQQPRCFSFQAFRDNRLPVSVKVPSSRSSHLPPHAFTHPALSQVRDSSKESAGFLSFLRKSTKYEDNQHVLCNLNISMPPCIKIIGSEDRRRTLTPLALRERYSALNEPAMASLSAMERTELKMAVIAEQLGLSWAELARELQLSVDDINKIRVENPNSLLEQSSALLNLWATREGKRAKMESLYAALKSIDRMDIVHMLEGQPTRAGSRDLSRRRRDRERLSPGLTNGYGLAQDELLSPASMQYSLPSPLGAEPYWQEVSSLDCAPIATTEEDTLMEMSDVQVWPSGHSPSLVPVEDSSLECSNADDSEGLLGLPYGSLGRPASAGGAVLSGSTELPEDDSEMGVDSLSTATPASLGGTIAGISLNGANNGQGSEASSEASAVANTTGVDGAGGGGWRGTGSEDGLSLVAGQHRVYARLSESPALSCVPDPSADRSSNGGSGTGRESGSFLSYLQEQTGPGWSPVTNAQAWVAHQPTDAVMSSVCNAVDHGQEGLLQPVRDMGHSEILRGHFRGTQPFEKGLGFPHRAPDLNAWDDQGDEAEDLPGEQVSEEQFTDEHGNIVTKKIVRKVVRRGKGSGEEGLQEVSMETSLQDELEGDAEQFMSYAILGRESSKPDCVEVKKGAQIVKCASLRRVKQ, from the exons GCAGATGCTGGCAACAGCTTCCTCCGAGCAGCCCGCTCTGGCAACCTGGACAAGGCTCTGGAGCACATTAAGAACGGCATTGATATCAACACGGCCAATCAG AATGGGCTCAACGGGCTTCACCTGGCCTCCAAAGAAGGCCACGTCAAAATGGTCCTGGAGCTGCTCCACAATGGGATCGTGCTGGAGACCACCACCAAG AAAGGAAACACTGCCCTGCACATCGCAGCCCTGGCAGGTCAGGAGCAGGTGGTCACCGAGCTGGTGAACTACGGGGCCAACGTCAACGCTCAGTTGCAG AAAGGCTTCACTCCGCTCTACATGGCTGCACAAGAAAACCATCTAGAGGTTGTGAAGTTTCTCCTGGAGAACGGAGCCAATCAGAGCATTCCAACTGAG GACGGCTTCACTCCTTTGGCCGTGGCTCTCCAGCAGGGCCATGAAAACGTCGTCGCCCTGCTCATCAACTACGGCACCAAAGGCAAGGTCCGTCTCCCCGCTCTGCACATCGCGGCTCGCAACGACGACACGCGCACGGCTGCCGTGCTCCTGCAGAACGACCCCAACCCGGACGTGCTCAGCAAG ACTGGCTTCACGCCTCTGCACATTGCTGCACATTATGAAAATTTGAACGTGGCTCAGCTGCTCCTCAACCGAGGCGCGAACGTCAACTTCACCCCAAAG AACGGCATCACTCCTCTGCACATTGCAGCCAGGAGAGGGAATGTCATCATGGTGCGGCTGCTTTTGGACAGGGGCGCACAGATAGATGCCAAAACCAAG GACGAACTCACCCCTCTGCATTGTGCGGCAAGAAACGGCCACGTCAGGATCATCGAGATCCTCCTTGATCACGGTGCCCCGATACAGGCGAAGACCAAG AACGGCCTGTCGCCGATCCACATGGCGGCACAAGGCGACCACATGGACTGTGTCAAGCAGCTGTTGCAGTACAACGCGGAGATCGATGACATCACGCTGGACCACCTCACACCTCTGCATGTTGCCGCCCACTGCGGCCACCACCGCATGGCCAAAGTCCTGCTGGATAAAGGAGCGAAGCCCAACTCCCGGGCGCTG AACGGTTTCACCCCCTTACACATCGCTTGCAAAAAGAACCACCTGCGTGTGATGGATCTGCTGCTCAAACATTCCGCCTCGCTGGAGGCCGTGACGGAG TCTGGCCTGACCCCGCTGCATGTGGCCTCCTTCATGGGTCACCTCAACATTGTCAAGATCCTGCTCCAGAAGGGGGCTTCACCCAGTGCGTCTAATGTG AAAGTGGAAACGCCGCTTCACATGGCGTCGAGGGCGGGACACTTGGAGGTGGCCGAGTTTCTGCTGCAGAATGCGGCACCAGTAGACGCCAAGGCCAAG GACGACCAGACTCCCCTGCACTGCGCCGCACGAATGGGTCACCAAGAGCTGGTGAAGCTCCTCCTGGAGCACAAGGCCAAGCCGAACTCCGCCACCACAGCCGGTCACACTCCTCTCCACATCGCAGCCCGCGAAGGCCACGTGCACACAGTGCGGATCCTGCTGGACATGGAGGCCCAGCAAACAAAGATGACCAAG AAGGGCTTCACGCCGCTCCACGTGGCCTCCAAGTATGGAAAGGTGGACGTCGCCGAGCTCTTGCTGGAGCGAGGGGCAAACCCCAACGCTGCTGGGAAG AACGGTCTGACTCCGCTGCACGTGGCTGTGCATCACAACAACCTGGACGTGGTCAACCTGCTGGTCAGCAAGGGCGGCTCGCCGCACAGTGCCGCCAGG AACGGCTACACTGCCCTGCACATCGCGTCAAAGCAGAACCAGGTGGAGGTGGCCGACAGTCTTCTGCAACACGGAGCTTCGGCCAACGCGGAGTCTCTCCAGGGCGTCACACCGCTGCACCTGGCCTCACAGGAGGGCAGGCCTGACATGGTCACCCTGCTCATCTCCCAACAGGCCAACGTCAACCTTGGCAACAAG AGTGGACTGACTCCGCTCCACCTGGTGGCGCAGGAAGGTCACGTTGGGATCGCCGATATACTGGTGAAGCAGGGAGCATCGGTCTACGCAGCCACACGA ATGGGATACACTCCTCTACATGTCGCTTGTCACTACGGAAACATCAAGATGGTGAAAttcctccttcagcagcaaGCCAACGTCAACAGCAAGACACGA ctgggcTACACTCCTCTGCACCAGGCGGCCCAGCAGGGACACACCGACATCGTGACTCTGCTGCTGAAGCATGGCGCCCAGCCCAATGAGACCACCACG AATGGCACCTCAGCACTGGCCATCGCCAAGAGACTGGGCTACATCTCTGTGATCGACGTCCTGAAGCTGGTCACTGAAGAGAACGTCGCCATG ACCACCACAGAGAAGCACCGCATGAGCTTCCCCGAGACAGTGGACGAGATCCTCGATGTGTCGGAGGACGAAG GAATTGCACAGCTCACTTTAG GAGAGGAGCTCCTGGGGACAGAAGGGGCCAG AAATTACTCGCCAGCCATTCCCAGGATTCCTCGTGTCTCCCCGGAGACGGTCCTCCTGAAAGACCAGGAGATGGAGCAG CAGCACACTCCGCTCCCACTGCCCAAAGAGTACGACGAGGACTCGCTGATTCCCAGCAGCCCTGCCACCGAGACCTCAGACAACGTCAGCCCGGTGGCCAGTCCCATTCACACCGGGTCAGATGAAAGCTGCCGCTCCGGCAGGGGCCCCGTTGATGGGAAGCCAACCTCTCCGTGTCTGCACAGGTTCCTGGTCAGCTTCATGGTGGACGCCCGTGGCGGCTCCATGCGAGGGAGCAGGCACAACGGCCTGAGAGTCATCATCCCACCCAGGACCTGCGCGGCCCCCACACGCATCACCTGCCGCCTGGTGAAGCCCCAGAAGCTGAGCAGCCCTCCTCCTCTGGTGGAGGGGGAAGGTCTGGCCAGCAGGATCATCTCTCTGGGCCCAGCCAGCATGCAGTTCCTGGG GCCAGTGATTGTGGAGATCCCTCACTTCGCCGCTCTGGGTCGGGGCGACCGAGAACTGGTGGTGCTGAGAAGTGAGAATGGCTCGGTCTGGAAGGAGCATCGGAACCGCTACGGCGACGAGGTTCTGGAGACCATCCTCAACGGGATGGACGAGG ACTTAGAAAGTCAAGAGGAGCTTGGAAAGAAGAGGATCCGGCGCATCATCTCCACAGACTTCCCTCTTTATTTTGCTGTGGTGTCAAGGGTGCAGCAGGAGAGCGACCTCATCGGCCCTGAGGGGGGCGCACTCAGCAGTAAACTGGTGCCAATGGTCCAGGCCACCTTCCCTGAGACAGCAGTCACCAAACGTGTCCGTCTGGGGCTGCAG GCTCAGCCCGTTCCAGACGAGCTGGTTGCAAAGCTGTTGGGGAACCAGGCCAACTTCAGCCCGGTGGTGACAGTGGAGCCCCGGCGCCGCAAGTTCCACCGTCCCATCGGCCTGCGCATACCTCTGCCCCCGTCCTGGAGGGAGAGTCCCCGCGACTCAGGGGAGGGCGACACCACCAGCCTGCGCCTGCTGTGCTCTGTCATCG GTGGCACAGCTTCGGCCCAGTGGGAAGACATCACTGGCACCACCAAACTCATCTATTCCAACCAGTGCGCCAGCTTCACCACCAACGTGTCGGCCCG CTTCTGGCTGGCCGACTGCCCGCGCACCGCCGAGGCCGTCTCCTTCGCCAACCTGCTCTACAGGGAGCTCTCGGCGGTGCCGTACATGGCCAAGTTCGTGGTGTTCGCCAAGATGAACGAGCTGCGCGAGGGCCGGCTGCGCTGCTACTGCATGACGGACGACAAGATGGACAAGACCCTGGAACAGCACGAGAACTTCACCGAAGTGGCTCGCAGCCGCGATATCGAG GTGATGGAGGGGATGCCGCTCCACCTGGAGTGTTCCGGGAACCTCCTCCCCGTGCGGAAGGCCACGCAGCAGCCACGCTGCTTCAGCTTCCAGGCCTTCAGAGATAACCGACTTCCGGTCTCTGTCAAGGTACCGTCCTCGCGCTCCTCTCATCTCCCACCGCACGCCTTCACCCACCCGGCCCTCTCCCAGGTGAGAGACAGCAGTAAAGAATCGGCCGGGTTCCTGTCCTTCCTGCGCAAATCCACCAAGTATGAAGACAACCAGCATGTTCTGTGTAACCTCAACATCAGCATGCCTCCGTGCATCAAG ATCATCGGAAGTGAAGACAGGCGGCGAACTTTAACCCCTTTGGCACTCAGAGAAAGATACAGTGCACTGAATGAACCTGCAATGG CTTCCTTAAGTGCCATGGAAAGGACCGAGCTCAAGATGGCCGTCATCGCAGAGCAGCTGGGCCTGAGTTGGGCTG AGCTGGCCCGGGAGCTCCAGCTCAGCGTGGACGACATCAACAAGATCCGTGTGGAGAACCCCAACTCGCTGCTGGAACAGAGCTCCGCGCTGCTCAACCTGTGGGCCACACGGGAAGGCAAGAGGGCCAAAA TGGAAAGTTTATACGCGGCTCTGAAGAGCATCGACCGGATGGATATCGTCCACATGCTGGAGGGTCAGCCCACCAGAGCCGGCTCTCGTGACCTGAGCCGACGGCGCCGTGACAGAGAACGCCTCTCTCCAGGTCTCACCAATG GTTATGGGCTCGCCCAGGATGAGCTTCTCTCCCCGGCCTCCATGCAGTATAGCCTGCCCTCCCCCCTGGGCGCTGAGCCCTACTGGCAGGAGGTTTCCAGCCTGGACTGTGCGCCCATTGCCACCACAGAGGAGGACACCCTTATGGAGATGTCTGACGTGCAGGTGTGGCCCTCAGGCCACAGCCCGTCCTTGGTGCCGGTGGAGGACTCCTCGCTGGAGTGCAGCAATGCGGACGATTCAGAGGGTCTGCTGGGGCTGCCTTACGGGAGTCTGGGCCGGCCGGCCAGCGCCGGCGGTGCGGTGCTCAGTGGATCCACTGAGCTGCCCGAGGATGACTCCGAGATGGGGGTGGACTCACTCAGCACAGCCACCCCGGCCTCGCTGGGCGGCACCATTGCTGGGATCAGTCTGAACGGTGCCAACAACGGTCAGGGGTCGGAGGCCAGTTCCGAAGCATCAGCAGTCGCCAACACGACTGGTGTGgacggagctggaggaggaggatggagagggaCGGGCTCAGAGGACGGCCTTTCTCTTGTTGCAGGACAGCACAGGGTGTACGCCCGCTTGAGTGAGTCGCCCGCTCTCAGCTGCGTTCCAGATCCAAGCGCAGACAG GTCGTCCAATGGTGGAAGTGGGACGGGGAGGGAGAGTGGCTCTTTCCTCTCATACCTGCAGGAGCAGAcggggcccgggtggagcccgGTCACCAACGCTCAGGCCTGGGTGGCCCATCAGCCTACGGACGCTGTGATGTCATCCGTGTGCAACGCAGTGGACCACGGCCAGGAGGGCTTGCTTCAGCCGGTGAGGGACATGGGACACTCGGAAATCCTGCGCGGCCACTTCCGTGGGACGCAGCCATTTGAGAAGGGTCTGGGCTTCCCGCACAGAGCGCCGGATCTGAACGCCTGGGATGATCAG GGAGATGAAGCTGAAGACCTTCCAGGAGAACAAGTCAGCGAGGAGCAGTTTACAGACGAACATGGAAACATTGTCACCAAAAAG ATCGTCCGGAAGGTGGTGCGGAGAGGGAAGGGCTCCGGTGAAGAGGGGCTCCAGGAGGTGAGCATGGAGACGTCTCTGCAGGACGAGCTGGAGGGGGACGCCGAGCAGTTCATGAGCTACGCCATCCTGGGCCGGGAGAGCAGCAAG CCCGACtgtgtggaggtgaagaagggtGCTCAGATAGTGAAATGTGCCAGTCTGCGGCGAGTTAAGCAGTGA